GGCCGGGTCGCCGAGGCCGAGGTCGTCGATGTCGATCAGCCGCCAGTCGGTGGCGCGGTGGCGGATGAGCTGGCCGAGGTGGAGATCGCCGTGGCAGAGCCTGGTGTCTTCGCCGCCGACGCCGGCGCCGTTGCCTTCGCCCGGGTCCACGCGGTCTCCGCGATCCCGATGATCCGGGCGGCCCACGCGATCCATACGGTCCGTATGGTCCACGTCATCCATACGGCCCGTACGCTCCACGTGATCCATACGGCCCGTACGGTCCACGCCCCGCGCCCAGCCGGGCAGTCCGGCCCAAGCCCGCAGCACGGCCCGGGTGGCCACGCTGTCGGGGAGCGCCGCCGCCCGCAGCCGGGCGATGGCGCGTGCCGCCTTGACCGGGCCGCGCATCGCCGGGAGCGGGCCGGGCAGTTCGGCGACCGGCACGGCGTGCAGCCGAGCCAGCAGCCTCCCCGCCTCGACCCAGGGGGCGGCGTCCGGTGCGTCGGGTGCCACGGGTTCGCCGTACGGCCAGAGGGTGACCTGCCGACCGTCGGGCAGCGCTCCCATGCCGTCGACCGGCGGCAGCAGTATCTCCGCGCACCGGGGGTGGGCCGCGACGCCGAGCCGGACGGCCAGCTCGGCCGGGTCCGTGTCGGGCGGATGTGCCTTGGCCACGACATGGCCGCACCGGACGACGGTGCCGTCGGGCCGGTCGGCCAGGACGGTCACCTCGGCGGTGGCGTCGCGCCGGGCCCGGCGGAGGGCGGTGACGAGCTGCGCCGCGGTTTCGCTCACGGCTCCCCCCATGTCATCGGCTGCCCCGGGATCGTAGCTCCTGCCGGACGGGGTGCCGGGGCTCCGGCCCTCCTGGTGTCGGGCGATCCACCCGCACGCGGGCCCACGCTCTCCCGGTCGCATATGGGTTACATATTTTGAACTCTGTAACCCATGGCGGTACGTTTCGACGTCATGGGCACACAACACACGGGAACCGGCGCGTCGGAGGATCTGCCGAACAACTGGGGCCGGTGGGGCGAGGACGACGAGCGCGGCACGCTCAACCTCATCACCGGTGAGGCCCGGGCCAGGGGCGCGGCGGAGGCCCGCACCGGGCGGACGGTGTCACTCGCGCTTCCGATCCGGCCGGCGCCGCTCATCAGCGGTCCCTTCGCGCCCGCCACCCAGGACGCCTCGCCGGTCCAGCAGATGATGGTGTACGTCGGCTCCCCGGCACCCGCCACGGCGGATGTGATGC
This genomic interval from Streptomyces asiaticus contains the following:
- a CDS encoding phosphotransferase, with protein sequence MSETAAQLVTALRRARRDATAEVTVLADRPDGTVVRCGHVVAKAHPPDTDPAELAVRLGVAAHPRCAEILLPPVDGMGALPDGRQVTLWPYGEPVAPDAPDAAPWVEAGRLLARLHAVPVAELPGPLPAMRGPVKAARAIARLRAAALPDSVATRAVLRAWAGLPGWARGVDRTGRMDHVERTGRMDDVDHTDRMDRVGRPDHRDRGDRVDPGEGNGAGVGGEDTRLCHGDLHLGQLIRHRATDWRLIDIDDLGLGDPAWDLARPAAWYAAGLLAAEDWERFLGAYRAAGGSAAGERDPWPRLDVPARALTVQTAALALAKAAAAGRALDEAEEAMVEASVRIAHFMEAAG